Genomic window (Mya arenaria isolate MELC-2E11 chromosome 16, ASM2691426v1):
TCGACTGAGCACTACTTATGCTCGACCGGACACTACTAATGCTCGACTGGACACTACTTATGCTCGACCGGACACTACTTATACTACTGTCTGTGTATCGTCTGTTTGAAGATATTCTTCCTGCCAGAACACTTTCACTTCGGCTAACCTTTgcattaatgtcattttttaaagtaCTAAactttgtttcaattttgtgaTAAACTGAAGTATTTATTGTTTCTAAAGTGTTAACAACGTTTAACAAGCTAACATTAACTCGGTCGCCGAGATTATCTGACTGCGTTTCAAACTGTGTTATGAGTTCCACAATAGCATCTGTAGCGCTCTGGTTTAACTGTACTTCTTTTTCGTCTATCACATCCATCTTTTGATCGATCAAACTAGACGCGTTTTCAATAAATGATGTCAGGTTAGTTGTTGCAATGTATTGAACTTGCTCAATTTCCAAAGTTTTATTTTCCATGTGTTCTTTCATCTCGCTAACTGCTTGCCTTACGTCATTCTCAAGCAGCGCGGATTTTCTTGCAATGTCAGCCGATACGGTGTTCATCATAAGTTTTTGTTTCGCAAAGGCTCTTGTGATGGTCGTTAAAGTGGAATCGGTTCGCACTAAAAGGTTTTCAATGTTGGATGAAAAGTTCAAATTTAGACTTTGAACGTCATTTAGAACATTTGTGTTAGTTGCATTCAACTCATCCTCAAGTTTCAGTGACAGACGTTTACCATCCTCATCTAGTGTATCTAGAGCAACTTGTACACTCATATTAACCGCTGCACTAGTTTTTCGGGTCTCTATATCAATATCCTCTTACCGTTTGGAGACTAAAACT
Coding sequences:
- the LOC128222514 gene encoding uncharacterized protein LOC128222514, with amino-acid sequence MSVQVALDTLDEDGKRLSLKLEDELNATNTNVLNDVQSLNLNFSSNIENLLVRTDSTLTTITRAFAKQKLMMNTVSADIARKSALLENDVRQAVSEMKEHMENKTLEIEQVQYIATTNLTSFIENASSLIDQKMDVIDEKEVQLNQSATDAIVELITQFETQSDNLGDRVNVSLLNVVNTLETINTSVYHKIETKFSTLKNDINAKVSRSESVLAGRISSNRRYTDSSISSVRSSISSVQSSISSVRSSISSAQSSISSVRSSVNSAQTNINEMKVIMRLPGMYLINVYYPYKKDVFEPSLRLNNISPYGSYGIQGRVEVYHASSWGTVCDDGFSGTQGQYNLNVLVKQFSFIHGEYVTSVWGRELGKYGWMMLNASQIPPIFDTVLVTIGEFIIVPTVRILVSNFGDKTVFCDKFKTHKGIICMRICTADIFLTL